A genomic segment from Aegilops tauschii subsp. strangulata cultivar AL8/78 chromosome 1, Aet v6.0, whole genome shotgun sequence encodes:
- the LOC109759792 gene encoding phospholipase A1-II 6-like, with protein MSEQGRIVGPITTTAAARWKELHGERSWDGLLRPLDLDLRRTLIWYGEMAQATYDAFNHERHSPHAGLSRFGRKRFFERVMLPGHAAAYRVTRFLYATSSAPAAPAAAFVRGRHPRHRCKDSNWIGYVAVATDAGKAVLSRRDVVVAWRGTIQALEWVDDLEFAMVHPKGILGDAAGADAMVHRGWFSIYTSTDPASTHNKDNARSQVLAEVRKLVDMYKDEEVSITVTGHSLGAALATLNAFDIVENGYNCMASATFPVTAFAFASPRVGGAGFKKRFDAAAAAVGLRVLRVRNARDIVPKYPALLYHDVGSELAIDTGASPYLRATGDKRVWHNLECYLHGVAGAPTAAGGAFEIVVERDVALVNKLYDALREEHGVPAGWWVPWNKGMVKGDDGRWRLVDCEDEDGEDAVVPPVNK; from the exons ATGTCGGAGCAAGGGCGCATCGTCGGACCGATCACGACCACCGCGGCGGCGAGATGGAAGGAGCTCCATGGCGAGCGGTCGTGGGACGGGCTGCTGCGGCCGCTGGACCTGGACCTGAGGCGCACGTTgatctggtacggtgagatggcGCAGGCAACGTACGACGCGTTCAACCACGAGAGGCACTCGCCGCACGCCGGACTCTCGAGGTTCGGCAGGAAGCGCTTCTTCGAGCGCGTGATGCTGCCGGGCCACGCCGCCGCGTACCGGGTCACCAGGTTCCTGTACGCCACGTCCTCCGCCCCCGCCGCTCCGGCCGCCGCGTTCGTGAGGGGCCGCCATCCGCGGCACCGGTGCAAGGATTCCAACTGGATCGGGTACGTAGCGGTGGCCACTGATGCAGGGAAGGCGGTGCTCAGTCGCCGGGACGTGGTCGTCGCGTGGCGCGGCACCATCCAGGCGCTGGAGTGGGTCGACGACCTCGAGTTCGCCATGGTGCATCCCAAGGGCATCCTTGGCGACGCCGCCGGTGCCGACGCCATGGTGCACCGCGGCTGGTTCTCCATCTACACCTCCACCGACCCGGCCTCCACCCACAACAAGGACAACGCGAGAAGCCAG GTGCTGGCTGAGGTGCGGAAGCTGGTGGACATGTACAAGGACGAGGAGGTGAGCATCACGGTGACCGGGCACAGCCTCGGAGCGGCGCTGGCCACCCTGAACGCTTTCGACATCGTCGAAAACGGCTACAACTGCATGGCCTCGGCGACGTTCCCGGTTACAGCGTTTGCGTTCGCCAGCCCGCGCGTgggcggcgccggcttcaagaaGCGGTTTGACGCAGCGGCCGCGGCCGTCGGCCTCCGCGTCCTGCGCGTCCGCAACGCCCGGGACATCGTGCCCAAGTACCCGGCGCTGCTGTACCACGACGTGGGCTCCGAACTGGCCATCGACACCGGCGCGTCGCCGTACCTGAGGGCGACCGGGGACAAGCGCGTGTGGCACAACCTGGAGTGCTACCTGCACGGTGTGGCGGGCGCGCCGACGGCGGCCGGAGGGGCGTTCGAAATCGTGGTGGAGCGGGACGTGGCGCTGGTGAACAAGTTGTACGATGCGCTGAGAGAGGAGCACGGGGTGCCTGCGGGGTGGTGGGTGCCGTGGAACAAGGGCATGGTGAAGGGGGACGACGGACGCTGGAGGCTGGTGGACTGCGAAGACGAGGATGGGGAGGACGCCGTCGTGCCACCGGTGAACAAGTGA